One Paenisporosarcina sp. FSL H8-0542 genomic region harbors:
- a CDS encoding redoxin domain-containing protein, with product MTKKVFGLVILAVLITIVIATMVKNNIDEAKSFENEQLGIEMTGVAASEGLNKGDTAPDFELTTLDGKKVKLSDYQGKKVIVNFWATWCPPCKAEMPHMQNYYEDFAEEENVEILAVNLTSGDSEEKVNDFVRDYGLTFPIPMDTEGAVGQTFEAITIPTSYMIDTKGRIQNKIVGPMDDQMIKDFVSNLE from the coding sequence ATGACCAAAAAAGTATTTGGACTCGTGATACTTGCTGTTCTTATAACGATTGTCATCGCGACGATGGTGAAAAATAACATCGATGAGGCAAAGTCCTTTGAAAATGAACAATTAGGTATCGAAATGACAGGTGTTGCTGCATCCGAAGGATTGAATAAAGGCGATACAGCACCAGATTTTGAATTAACAACACTTGATGGGAAAAAAGTGAAGCTCTCTGACTATCAAGGGAAAAAAGTAATCGTTAATTTCTGGGCGACGTGGTGTCCTCCTTGTAAGGCCGAAATGCCTCATATGCAAAATTACTATGAAGATTTCGCAGAAGAAGAAAATGTGGAAATATTAGCTGTCAATCTAACAAGCGGAGACAGTGAAGAGAAAGTGAACGATTTTGTACGGGACTACGGGCTGACTTTTCCGATTCCTATGGATACTGAAGGTGCCGTTGGTCAAACCTTTGAAGCCATCACTATACCTACTTCATATATGATTGATACTAAAGGCCGCATTCAGAACAAGATTGTAGGACCGATGGATGACCAAATGATTAAAGATTTTGTGTCTAATTTAGAATAA